A portion of the Streptomyces erythrochromogenes genome contains these proteins:
- a CDS encoding condensation domain-containing protein, with protein MPTDADPAARDRQQLQRELLRRARAGTARRTTAEPTAADAAAGAAGAGRDGHLPQAAAVPLSRAQRRMWLMERLGGAGDSYHVPFATRVRGPFDVAAFATALTSLVARHAILRTRYAEHEGEPHQEVLPTPHTVPVHVVDTDAAHAAALLRRETARPFDLAAGEAVRALVLRHGPQDHTLLLTFHHIAMDGASLETVAGELAVLYTAATDGTSPHSLAAAPQYADHARREHDDLPGFETELKHWGDLLADAAPPRLPRPARAEPHAAGRPAAARSVPLAPTVPEALRALGAQRQATLFAVSLTAAFAALHRLTGDDDLVIGVAGTHRSGTAMRGLVGLCVNTLPVRVDVSGAPSFAQLLRRVNDALLGAQRHRHIPFDLVLERLGGGARGADGTALVRVTSDVLGEPTVLRLPGTSAEYVDVPSDGAKFTLSYGLGLGDADRPEALVQYDANALDDTVAEAAVRDFAALLHALAADPELALGELPLPDGEGASHGDPDPGARDDAAPEGDGHPAAQALRAHPKVADAVVVRPAQGPPVAYAVLHDSTGPSGHELLGLLRRSLAPEAVPAAVTLLDALPRTAAGPLDPARLPGLSAPSAPTGPRAESVTETFTAVLGVRPSPDDDFFALGGHSLKAVQLAERLRTDLGLPLTGLDVLQARTPRALTALLDERAARQSAAKAASRPAPRSRDIRPGTVLVTGATGGVGAYVVRELAAQGRPVLALARPESAHLIATEGVDVIEGDLCDLAGLRDAVAQADAVVHAACTFTRHDVDLAAMEAMVDAWRRGPFVFVSSVDAYGHPGTDRVAEEAPPHEPVSPYGQAKLDCEAMVLRAAGTEGRGGASAVRSPIVWGAHDRLREQLRWGAIGTLYQSARQGRPIELPRPGTGGHDWYGAAWVHAAALARAVTECLDRPVHGVANACSGHVSWRDLAQDLTELLGTRPAFHESGTVPRDLDHRWHYDSARLARPLRPRPGEDRRTVLAEMIGPMAAGNA; from the coding sequence ATGCCCACTGACGCCGACCCCGCGGCCCGCGACCGGCAGCAACTCCAGCGGGAACTGCTGCGCCGCGCCCGCGCCGGAACGGCCCGGCGCACCACGGCCGAGCCCACCGCCGCCGACGCCGCTGCCGGCGCCGCGGGCGCGGGCCGGGACGGCCACCTCCCGCAGGCCGCAGCGGTCCCCCTCTCACGCGCCCAGCGCCGCATGTGGCTGATGGAGCGGCTCGGCGGCGCGGGCGACTCGTACCACGTACCGTTCGCCACCCGTGTGCGCGGACCGTTCGACGTGGCCGCGTTCGCCACCGCCCTCACCTCACTGGTGGCCCGGCACGCCATCCTGCGCACCCGCTACGCGGAGCACGAGGGCGAGCCCCACCAGGAGGTGCTCCCGACGCCGCACACGGTCCCCGTCCACGTCGTCGACACCGACGCGGCGCACGCCGCTGCGCTGCTGCGGCGCGAGACGGCCCGGCCGTTCGACCTCGCGGCAGGCGAGGCCGTGCGGGCGCTGGTCCTGCGCCATGGCCCGCAGGACCACACCCTGCTGCTGACGTTCCACCACATCGCCATGGACGGAGCCTCGCTGGAGACCGTGGCGGGCGAACTCGCGGTCCTCTACACGGCGGCCACCGACGGAACGAGCCCGCACTCGCTCGCGGCAGCCCCGCAGTACGCCGACCACGCGCGCCGCGAACACGACGACCTGCCCGGCTTCGAGACGGAACTGAAGCACTGGGGCGACCTGTTGGCCGATGCCGCCCCACCGCGCCTTCCCCGGCCGGCGCGGGCGGAGCCGCACGCGGCCGGGCGTCCCGCGGCCGCGCGCAGCGTGCCCCTCGCGCCCACCGTCCCCGAGGCCCTGCGGGCGCTGGGCGCACAGCGGCAGGCCACGCTCTTCGCGGTGTCCCTCACCGCGGCCTTCGCCGCACTGCACCGCCTCACCGGCGACGACGACCTCGTCATCGGCGTGGCCGGCACCCACCGCAGCGGAACCGCCATGCGCGGCCTCGTCGGCCTGTGCGTCAACACCCTGCCCGTACGCGTGGACGTCTCCGGCGCCCCGTCCTTCGCCCAACTGCTGCGACGCGTGAACGACGCGCTCCTCGGAGCCCAGCGCCACCGGCACATCCCCTTCGACCTGGTCCTCGAACGCCTCGGCGGCGGGGCACGCGGCGCCGACGGCACCGCGCTGGTCCGCGTCACCTCGGACGTCCTCGGCGAGCCGACGGTCCTCCGACTGCCGGGCACGTCGGCCGAGTACGTCGACGTACCCTCCGACGGCGCGAAGTTCACCCTGTCGTACGGCCTGGGGCTGGGCGACGCCGATCGGCCCGAGGCCCTCGTCCAGTACGACGCGAACGCCCTGGACGACACCGTGGCCGAGGCGGCCGTGCGGGACTTCGCGGCCCTCCTCCACGCGCTGGCGGCGGACCCGGAGCTCGCCCTGGGCGAGCTTCCCCTTCCCGACGGCGAGGGCGCCTCGCACGGCGATCCGGACCCCGGCGCCCGGGACGACGCCGCCCCTGAAGGCGACGGGCACCCGGCCGCGCAGGCCCTGCGCGCCCACCCGAAGGTCGCCGACGCCGTGGTGGTCCGGCCCGCGCAGGGGCCGCCCGTGGCCTACGCCGTCCTCCACGACAGCACGGGCCCGTCCGGTCACGAACTGCTGGGCCTGCTGCGCCGGTCGCTCGCCCCCGAGGCCGTACCCGCGGCGGTCACGCTCCTCGACGCGCTGCCGCGCACGGCCGCCGGGCCGCTCGACCCCGCACGGCTGCCCGGGCTGTCCGCGCCGAGCGCCCCGACCGGCCCCCGGGCCGAATCCGTCACGGAGACCTTCACCGCCGTACTCGGTGTCCGGCCGTCACCGGACGACGACTTCTTCGCCCTCGGCGGCCATTCCCTCAAGGCCGTTCAGCTCGCCGAACGGCTGCGTACGGACCTCGGGCTGCCGCTCACGGGCCTCGACGTACTCCAGGCCCGCACCCCCCGGGCGCTGACCGCCCTCCTCGACGAACGGGCGGCACGGCAGAGCGCCGCGAAGGCAGCGAGCAGGCCTGCCCCCCGCTCCCGGGACATCCGCCCTGGCACGGTGCTGGTCACCGGAGCGACGGGCGGCGTGGGCGCGTACGTCGTACGGGAACTCGCCGCCCAGGGGCGCCCCGTGCTGGCGCTGGCCCGGCCCGAGTCCGCCCATCTGATCGCCACCGAGGGCGTCGACGTCATCGAGGGCGACCTCTGCGACCTCGCCGGACTGCGGGACGCCGTCGCACAGGCCGACGCGGTCGTCCACGCCGCCTGCACCTTCACCCGGCACGACGTGGACCTCGCGGCGATGGAGGCGATGGTCGACGCCTGGCGGCGCGGACCGTTCGTCTTCGTCAGCAGCGTCGACGCCTACGGGCACCCCGGCACGGACCGGGTCGCCGAGGAGGCGCCGCCCCACGAGCCGGTCAGCCCGTACGGGCAGGCCAAGCTCGACTGCGAGGCCATGGTGCTGCGCGCCGCGGGGACCGAGGGACGCGGGGGCGCGAGCGCCGTGCGGTCACCGATCGTCTGGGGCGCGCACGACCGGCTGCGCGAGCAGCTGCGCTGGGGCGCCATCGGGACCCTGTACCAGTCCGCCCGCCAGGGCCGGCCGATCGAACTGCCGCGTCCCGGCACCGGCGGACACGACTGGTACGGAGCCGCCTGGGTGCACGCGGCCGCCCTGGCACGGGCGGTGACCGAGTGCCTGGACCGGCCCGTGCACGGAGTCGCCAACGCGTGCAGCGGCCACGTCTCGTGGCGTGACCTCGCCCAGGACCTCACGGAACTGCTCGGCACCCGGCCGGCCTTCCACGAGAGCGGAACCGTCCCCCGCGACCTGGACCACCGCTGGCACTACGACAGCGCCCGCCTGGCCCGCCCTCTCCGCCCCCGGCCGGGAGAGGACCGCCGGACGGTACTGGCAGAGATGATCGGCCCCATGGCAGCGGGCAACGCCTGA
- a CDS encoding non-ribosomal peptide synthetase, with product MLPLSSSQEIVWLHEQMQPGSRAYNFTASLDLWGTLDTEALHKGLAATLARHPGLRLELVASTGSVPAQQVAPQCAPRLHTTDLSTEEDPEAAFARLLRTEAETPLDTFEAPLIRWTLVRLAERHHRLVHVEHHLIHDGHSFAILLDDVFRVYRAHVLGETLELPSASSYADHVRDRAGAGYAPESLDFWRAELLDQQHDMPLPGLTRPGARRRHHGGQLRQTIGADLAERLRGHARTRGLTPFATLLGLFAELLRRHSGRSRMVIGTAVGNRPLGYEDAVGMFVNTIPLSLSLDGAVPAQDTMDEVTDTLIRALPHQDVPVQELTRALGMHTSGADNPLFSVMFSAHDAPLPEIDVPGLDITLFEGFNTGTTRFDLDVVLLPDDRRGVTTRHGAPGMTLVWDYDMDLFGEDVARLVSGRFLNLLRAYLDNPETPLADLDPTAVEPAAEAPAVPADRDPLDPVAAHHPSLPALLCGARRLTYGELDARVGSLAERLKTAGVTPGRPVAAVLPRGTDSVVALLACLRTGAVYCPLSPSDPPARLGLLLERLAPALVLTGDGTPDLPEVLPTGRIDAPVLPPAHGTAELPGTAYVIHTSGSTGTPKPVAVGHAALVHHLTATADRFGLTTSDRVLMFAQPSFDVALEEVLPTLHAGACLVLPEYEVPTGGELTELLASARVTVANLPTSYFLATREDLRPALRDGSWTPRLLVLGGERLPAEALRGVLADTEATVLNVYGVTEAAISSTVHEISRDALAEGAEIPLGTELPGERVHVLDAHHRPLPSGAVGELAVAGPGLAEGYAGNADATAARFVTVDALDGQRVYLTGDLGYRGLDGLLYFLGRRDNQVKLRGHRIELEEIEAAASAVLGGRSCAVVLDREGSGGPRLVGFLEDGAGGADGSDFDEKALHAELSRRLPGPLVPARWTRLDRMPTLAGGKPDRTALSRRASALDPDDTVTPESGTAGEPESTATATAPAPATATATATATATATSASDDPMTALLTEGWRKVLGHSRFDARSHFFHSGGHSLLAAELAAWLEPRLGTRPPLKVLFRNPVLADQAAALATTALSTES from the coding sequence ATGCTTCCCCTCTCCTCCTCGCAGGAGATCGTCTGGCTGCACGAGCAGATGCAGCCCGGCAGTCGCGCCTACAACTTCACCGCATCACTCGACCTGTGGGGCACGCTCGACACCGAGGCCCTGCACAAGGGGCTCGCCGCCACCCTGGCGCGCCACCCCGGCCTGCGCCTCGAACTCGTCGCCTCCACCGGCTCCGTACCGGCCCAGCAGGTCGCGCCGCAGTGCGCGCCGAGGCTGCACACGACCGACCTCAGCACGGAGGAGGACCCCGAGGCGGCCTTCGCCCGCCTCCTGCGCACCGAGGCCGAGACACCGCTCGACACCTTCGAGGCCCCGCTGATCCGCTGGACCCTCGTCCGGCTGGCCGAGCGCCACCACCGGCTGGTCCACGTCGAGCACCACCTGATCCACGACGGGCACTCCTTCGCGATCCTGCTCGACGACGTCTTCCGCGTCTACCGCGCCCACGTCCTCGGCGAGACCCTGGAGCTCCCGTCCGCATCCTCGTACGCGGACCACGTCCGGGACCGCGCCGGAGCCGGGTACGCCCCCGAGTCGCTCGACTTCTGGCGGGCCGAACTGCTCGACCAGCAGCACGACATGCCGCTGCCGGGCCTGACCCGCCCCGGTGCCCGCCGCAGGCACCACGGCGGACAGCTGCGCCAGACCATCGGCGCCGACCTCGCCGAACGCCTGCGCGGGCACGCCCGTACCCGCGGCCTCACCCCCTTCGCCACGCTCCTCGGGCTGTTCGCCGAGCTCCTGCGCCGGCACAGCGGCCGCTCCCGGATGGTCATCGGCACCGCCGTCGGCAACCGCCCCCTCGGATACGAGGACGCCGTGGGCATGTTCGTGAACACCATCCCGCTGTCGCTCTCCCTGGACGGCGCCGTCCCCGCCCAGGACACCATGGACGAGGTCACCGACACCCTCATCCGGGCCCTGCCGCACCAGGACGTGCCCGTCCAGGAGCTGACCCGGGCCCTCGGCATGCACACCTCCGGCGCCGACAACCCGCTCTTCTCCGTGATGTTCAGCGCCCACGACGCACCGCTGCCCGAGATCGACGTACCCGGCCTCGACATCACCCTCTTCGAGGGCTTCAACACCGGCACCACCCGTTTCGACCTCGACGTGGTCCTGCTCCCGGACGACCGCCGCGGTGTCACCACGCGCCACGGCGCGCCCGGCATGACGCTGGTGTGGGACTACGACATGGACCTCTTCGGCGAAGACGTCGCCCGTCTCGTCTCCGGCCGTTTCCTGAACCTGCTGCGCGCCTATCTCGACAACCCCGAGACGCCGCTGGCCGACCTGGACCCGACCGCCGTCGAGCCGGCCGCCGAGGCCCCGGCCGTCCCGGCCGACCGCGATCCGCTGGACCCCGTGGCCGCGCACCACCCGTCGCTGCCCGCCCTGCTGTGCGGTGCCCGCCGCCTCACCTACGGCGAACTCGACGCACGCGTCGGCTCGCTCGCCGAGCGGCTGAAGACCGCCGGTGTGACCCCCGGCCGCCCCGTGGCCGCGGTCCTGCCCAGGGGCACCGACTCGGTCGTCGCCCTGCTCGCCTGCCTGCGGACCGGCGCCGTCTACTGCCCGCTGTCCCCGTCCGACCCGCCGGCCCGCCTCGGCCTGCTGCTGGAACGGCTCGCGCCGGCGCTCGTCCTCACCGGTGACGGCACCCCCGACCTGCCGGAAGTACTGCCGACCGGCCGGATCGACGCCCCGGTACTCCCGCCCGCGCACGGAACCGCCGAACTACCCGGTACCGCGTACGTCATCCACACCTCCGGCTCCACCGGTACGCCCAAGCCGGTCGCCGTCGGCCACGCGGCGCTGGTGCACCATCTGACGGCCACCGCCGACCGGTTCGGCCTCACCACCTCCGACCGGGTCCTGATGTTCGCCCAGCCGTCCTTCGACGTGGCTCTGGAAGAGGTGCTGCCGACCCTGCACGCCGGCGCGTGCCTGGTCCTGCCCGAGTACGAGGTGCCCACGGGCGGCGAGCTCACCGAACTGCTCGCATCGGCCCGGGTGACCGTCGCCAACCTGCCCACCAGCTACTTCCTCGCCACCCGCGAGGACCTGCGCCCCGCGCTGCGCGACGGGAGCTGGACGCCCAGGCTCCTGGTCCTCGGCGGCGAGCGCCTTCCCGCGGAGGCGCTGCGCGGCGTCCTCGCCGACACCGAAGCCACCGTCCTCAACGTGTACGGGGTCACGGAGGCGGCCATCAGCTCGACCGTCCACGAGATCTCCCGCGACGCCCTCGCCGAAGGCGCCGAGATCCCCCTGGGCACCGAGCTCCCGGGCGAGCGGGTCCACGTACTGGACGCCCACCACCGCCCGCTGCCGTCCGGCGCGGTCGGCGAACTCGCCGTCGCGGGACCCGGTCTCGCCGAGGGCTACGCGGGCAACGCGGACGCGACGGCAGCCCGGTTCGTCACCGTCGACGCACTCGACGGGCAGCGCGTCTACCTCACCGGCGACCTCGGCTACCGCGGCCTGGACGGACTGCTGTACTTCCTCGGGCGGCGCGACAACCAGGTCAAGCTCCGCGGTCACCGCATCGAGCTGGAGGAGATCGAGGCGGCCGCGTCCGCGGTGCTGGGCGGCCGCTCCTGCGCCGTCGTACTGGACCGGGAGGGCTCGGGCGGGCCCCGGCTCGTCGGCTTCCTCGAGGACGGAGCCGGTGGAGCCGACGGCTCCGACTTCGACGAGAAGGCGCTGCACGCCGAGCTGAGCCGCCGCCTGCCGGGCCCCCTCGTGCCGGCCCGGTGGACGCGGCTCGACCGCATGCCGACCCTCGCCGGCGGCAAGCCCGACCGTACGGCCCTGTCCCGCCGAGCGTCGGCGCTCGACCCCGACGACACCGTGACGCCCGAGTCCGGAACCGCCGGCGAGCCCGAGTCGACGGCGACGGCGACGGCGCCGGCGCCGGCCACGGCCACGGCGACGGCCACGGCCACGGCCACGGCCACCTCCGCTTCCGACGACCCGATGACGGCTCTGCTCACCGAAGGCTGGCGCAAGGTCCTCGGCCACAGCCGCTTCGACGCCCGCTCCCACTTCTTCCACAGCGGGGGCCACTCCCTGCTGGCCGCCGAGCTGGCCGCCTGGCTGGAGCCCCGGCTGGGCACGCGCCCGCCGCTGAAGGTGCTCTTCCGCAACCCAGTGCTCGCCGACCAGGCCGCCGCCCTCGCCACCACCGCCCTTTCCACGGAGTCGTGA
- a CDS encoding non-ribosomal peptide synthetase, with the protein MTKPDMTPATPHPATPHPATALPATALPALVARHAALTPDALAVVDGDTTLTYGRLLQAGHALAARLRDHGVARGDRLALLTTRSHRTVVAQLGLWLAGAVCVPLDPAQPRPRTEAMIADAEVTLTVGDAKLLDAAAFPGPVLALPEEPLASGRPVDGSDPDGPAFIMFTSGSTGRPKGVLVPHRAIAELVTAPDYVTLTGRDRVLFHSPMTFDASTFEVWVALANGAAVVVCTEQRPTLEDLARHVERHGVTVAFFTTALFHQLAARRSRVFAQLRSVVVGGEAMAAAQAREVLTAFPWLELVNGYGPTETTTFATAHRVTAQDCEGRIPIGRPICGATAHVLDAAGHPVADGERGELWIGGSRLAHGYTGLPELTAEKFVGHASAGGRLYRTGDIASLRPDGILQFHGRNDDQVKVRGFRIEPAEVEHALREQPDVDDAAVTVDGAGTSEARLVAFVVAAPGPVPAGTALRERLTAVLPAHLVPDAVTVLERLPLTPAGKVDRRALTARAHTAESGPADEPAAPMTPLEQAVADVWGQALGLEVTSADAEFLLLGGHSLLALVVTEDLREELGVEIPLADFFAAPTVAAQAALVERALLAAHRDLHPETPEHSDAH; encoded by the coding sequence ATGACGAAGCCCGACATGACCCCGGCAACCCCGCATCCGGCAACCCCGCATCCGGCGACCGCGCTGCCGGCGACCGCGCTGCCGGCACTCGTCGCGCGGCACGCCGCGCTCACCCCCGACGCCCTCGCCGTCGTGGACGGCGACACCACCCTCACCTACGGCCGCCTCCTCCAGGCCGGCCACGCCCTCGCCGCACGCCTACGCGACCACGGAGTGGCCCGCGGCGACCGATTGGCGCTGCTGACGACGCGTTCCCACCGCACGGTCGTGGCCCAGCTCGGGCTCTGGCTGGCCGGAGCCGTGTGCGTACCCCTCGACCCGGCCCAGCCCCGGCCGCGCACGGAGGCGATGATCGCCGACGCGGAGGTGACGCTCACCGTCGGCGATGCGAAGCTGCTGGACGCGGCCGCCTTCCCCGGCCCCGTCCTGGCCCTGCCCGAGGAGCCGCTCGCGAGCGGCCGACCCGTCGACGGGTCCGACCCGGACGGCCCGGCGTTCATCATGTTCACCTCCGGCTCGACCGGCCGCCCCAAGGGCGTCCTCGTCCCGCACCGGGCCATCGCCGAGCTGGTCACCGCGCCCGACTACGTCACGCTCACCGGCCGAGACCGCGTCCTGTTCCACTCGCCCATGACCTTCGACGCCTCGACGTTCGAAGTCTGGGTCGCGCTCGCCAACGGCGCCGCGGTCGTCGTCTGCACCGAGCAGCGGCCCACCCTGGAGGACCTCGCCCGGCACGTCGAACGGCACGGCGTGACGGTGGCGTTCTTCACCACGGCCCTCTTCCACCAGCTCGCCGCGCGCCGCTCCCGCGTCTTCGCCCAGCTCCGCTCGGTCGTCGTGGGCGGCGAGGCGATGGCGGCCGCTCAGGCCCGCGAAGTGCTCACCGCCTTCCCCTGGCTGGAGCTCGTCAACGGCTACGGGCCCACCGAGACGACCACCTTCGCGACCGCCCACCGGGTCACCGCCCAGGACTGCGAGGGGCGGATACCTATCGGCCGGCCCATCTGCGGGGCCACGGCACACGTCCTGGACGCCGCAGGCCACCCGGTGGCCGACGGCGAACGCGGTGAACTGTGGATCGGCGGCAGCAGGCTCGCCCACGGATACACCGGCCTGCCCGAACTCACCGCCGAGAAGTTCGTCGGGCACGCCTCCGCGGGCGGTCGGCTCTACCGCACGGGCGACATCGCCTCCCTCCGCCCCGACGGCATCCTCCAGTTCCACGGCCGCAACGACGACCAGGTGAAGGTCCGCGGCTTCCGCATCGAACCCGCCGAGGTCGAACACGCCCTCCGCGAGCAGCCGGACGTGGACGACGCCGCCGTCACCGTCGACGGCGCCGGCACCTCCGAGGCGCGCCTCGTCGCGTTCGTCGTCGCCGCGCCCGGCCCCGTGCCCGCCGGCACGGCGCTGCGCGAGCGGCTCACCGCCGTCCTGCCCGCCCACCTGGTTCCCGACGCCGTCACCGTGCTGGAGCGGCTGCCCCTCACCCCGGCCGGCAAGGTCGACCGGCGCGCCCTCACCGCACGCGCGCACACCGCCGAGAGCGGGCCCGCCGACGAGCCGGCGGCACCGATGACACCGCTGGAGCAGGCCGTCGCCGACGTGTGGGGCCAGGCCCTGGGCCTCGAGGTCACCAGCGCCGACGCCGAGTTCCTCCTCCTCGGCGGCCATTCCCTGCTCGCCCTCGTCGTCACCGAGGACCTGCGCGAGGAACTCGGCGTGGAGATCCCCCTCGCCGACTTCTTCGCCGCCCCGACCGTCGCCGCACAGGCCGCGCTGGTCGAACGCGCCCTCCTGGCCGCACACCGAGACCTCCACCCCGAGACACCGGAGCACAGCGATGCCCACTGA
- a CDS encoding non-ribosomal peptide synthetase: MIQSPTAVALPTTPQDTGLDTELSIAQGPAAEPSSVFARFEEWARRAPQAPAVIDSTRTWTYQDLDAAASQVAAALGDRVRPGDLVGVCLDRSAALVVTAVALARIGAVYLPLGPRPGERRTQAVTEDLDVACLIGDPAVLPADHRGGQHTPLPLPTDGVNAPATAVAAFADAVRGTRRAPEGALYAVLTSGSTGRPKAVAVAEASLSVALDWYRAETGLAPGDRQSLLIGVAFDPHLLELWAALTSGAALVPAPDDTRWDSRVLTDWWRDSGLTHAVAATPTVEPLLDRPWPQGLELRHLVVGGDRMRRRPGTDVTATVHNAYGPAEATVLATAHTMRGTDPEAGDRTPPPIGTALPGVTLVVTDDEGRPLARGQEGELRVGGHCLALGYLDPELTARRFTPPPREPALPAIDRLYRTGDRVRMNADGSLDFLGRLDDQVKISGVRIEPVEVEAAFEQDVRVRTAVVTVLRDSSGHGRLVAHVRPADGAAPAPGELLDAVRSWLPEQAVPTAVRIVDGFPLDANGKVDRPALAALAAEASAAATPRTDAAEAPADADADDTATATELLVLTTVRDLLGRPGTGLGDHFTDAGGTSIIAARLLAALERETGVRLRAPELLRSTDLRAFAALIDHRRTPRPEGA; encoded by the coding sequence ATGATCCAGTCCCCGACCGCAGTCGCCCTTCCCACCACGCCCCAGGACACCGGCCTCGACACCGAGCTGAGCATCGCCCAGGGCCCCGCCGCCGAACCGAGCAGCGTGTTCGCCCGCTTCGAGGAGTGGGCCCGGCGCGCCCCGCAGGCCCCGGCCGTGATCGACTCCACCCGCACCTGGACGTACCAGGACCTCGACGCGGCCGCCTCGCAGGTCGCGGCCGCCCTGGGCGACCGCGTCCGGCCCGGTGACCTCGTCGGCGTCTGTCTCGACCGTTCCGCCGCCCTCGTCGTGACCGCCGTGGCCCTCGCCCGGATCGGCGCCGTCTACCTGCCGCTCGGCCCCCGTCCGGGAGAACGCCGCACCCAGGCCGTCACCGAGGACCTCGACGTCGCCTGCCTCATCGGCGACCCCGCTGTGCTGCCCGCGGACCACCGCGGCGGGCAGCACACCCCGCTGCCGCTGCCCACCGACGGCGTCAATGCCCCCGCCACCGCCGTTGCGGCCTTCGCCGACGCCGTCCGCGGCACCCGGCGCGCTCCCGAAGGCGCCCTGTACGCCGTCCTCACCTCCGGTTCCACCGGCCGCCCCAAGGCGGTGGCCGTGGCCGAGGCCTCGCTGTCCGTCGCCCTGGACTGGTACCGGGCCGAGACCGGCCTCGCACCGGGCGACCGCCAGTCCCTGCTGATCGGTGTCGCGTTCGACCCGCACCTGCTGGAACTGTGGGCCGCCCTGACCTCGGGAGCCGCCCTCGTCCCGGCCCCGGACGACACCCGCTGGGACAGCCGCGTCCTCACCGACTGGTGGCGTGACAGCGGCCTCACCCACGCCGTGGCGGCCACCCCAACCGTCGAACCGCTCCTGGACCGGCCCTGGCCGCAAGGCCTGGAGCTGCGTCACCTCGTCGTCGGCGGCGACCGCATGCGCCGCCGCCCCGGCACCGACGTCACCGCCACCGTCCACAACGCCTACGGCCCCGCCGAAGCCACCGTCCTCGCCACCGCCCACACCATGCGCGGCACCGACCCGGAAGCCGGCGACCGGACCCCGCCCCCCATCGGCACCGCCCTGCCGGGCGTCACCCTCGTCGTCACGGACGACGAGGGCCGCCCGCTCGCCCGCGGGCAGGAGGGCGAACTGCGCGTCGGCGGCCACTGCCTGGCGCTGGGCTACCTCGACCCCGAACTCACCGCCCGCCGATTCACCCCGCCCCCGCGCGAGCCGGCGCTGCCCGCGATCGACCGCCTCTACCGCACCGGCGACCGCGTACGGATGAACGCCGACGGCAGCCTGGACTTCCTCGGCCGCCTCGACGACCAGGTGAAGATCAGCGGAGTGCGGATCGAACCGGTCGAGGTGGAAGCCGCCTTCGAGCAGGACGTCCGCGTGCGCACCGCCGTCGTCACCGTGCTGCGCGACAGCTCCGGCCACGGCCGCCTCGTCGCCCACGTACGTCCCGCCGACGGCGCCGCCCCGGCGCCCGGGGAACTCCTCGACGCGGTCCGGTCCTGGCTCCCCGAGCAGGCCGTCCCCACCGCCGTCCGGATCGTCGACGGCTTCCCGCTCGACGCCAACGGCAAGGTGGACCGACCCGCCCTGGCCGCCCTCGCGGCCGAGGCCTCGGCCGCCGCGACGCCCCGGACCGACGCGGCGGAGGCCCCGGCCGATGCCGACGCCGACGACACCGCCACCGCCACCGAGCTGCTCGTACTGACGACCGTGCGCGACCTCCTCGGCCGGCCCGGCACCGGCCTCGGCGACCACTTCACCGACGCCGGCGGCACCTCCATCATCGCCGCCCGGCTGCTGGCCGCCCTCGAACGCGAGACCGGAGTGCGCCTGCGCGCCCCCGAGCTGCTGCGCAGCACCGACCTGCGCGCCTTCGCCGCCCTCATCGACCACCGCCGGACCCCGCGCCCGGAAGGAGCCTGA